A portion of the Candidatus Saccharimonadales bacterium genome contains these proteins:
- a CDS encoding oligosaccharide flippase family protein yields MAGGHISLGFIDKIKQSSFLKHNAIFFFGSVAVGVLNYAYYPILGRLMEPSAFGEVQVLVSLFLQFTIFLNVLSMITVNITANYSDKAKAHRVIFELEKLASYIAAGILLLSILGGEFLRQQLHFTSMTPFVALALAILVSIPLTFRSAYARGQKRFGIASISQLIGAGVKIIFSAGFVVLGLGVTGAVGGIVVAQFIAFLYAARWAARIGFSRPDDTNYKTRPDIKTILPELKYASTVFVGLFSVTLLMSIDVIVVKYYFDAHTAGLYAGIATVARIVFFLVTPIAQVLMPLVKIEQASRKNRQLLMKSLGLTLLVGGSVTVICVAIPHLLIQLLMGSSYDVYAGLLPLLAATILIVSVINLITMYYLSLRRKMVAVIGIIGIVVTVSLMLIWHANLFEIVNSMFWGSAFTLGLILVYVLTSLRRGVKDGE; encoded by the coding sequence ATGGCTGGAGGACATATAAGTTTGGGATTTATTGACAAGATAAAACAAAGTAGCTTCCTCAAGCACAACGCGATATTCTTCTTTGGATCAGTTGCGGTCGGTGTCTTAAATTACGCATACTATCCTATTCTTGGCCGTTTGATGGAGCCTTCGGCTTTTGGTGAAGTGCAGGTACTCGTCTCTCTCTTTTTACAGTTCACGATCTTTCTAAATGTGCTTAGTATGATCACGGTTAATATCACGGCAAATTATAGTGATAAAGCGAAAGCGCACCGGGTTATTTTTGAATTAGAGAAACTAGCATCGTATATTGCTGCGGGAATTTTGCTTCTTAGTATTTTGGGCGGGGAATTCTTACGTCAGCAACTTCACTTTACGTCAATGACGCCATTTGTCGCGTTAGCGCTAGCGATTTTAGTCAGTATTCCATTAACATTTCGTAGCGCGTATGCACGCGGGCAAAAACGCTTTGGGATCGCATCGATCTCACAGTTAATTGGAGCAGGCGTTAAGATTATATTTTCTGCTGGGTTTGTCGTTCTCGGGTTGGGGGTGACTGGGGCGGTCGGCGGTATTGTCGTCGCTCAGTTTATTGCATTCCTGTATGCAGCCAGGTGGGCGGCTAGAATTGGATTTTCCAGGCCCGATGACACGAACTATAAAACGCGCCCCGATATCAAGACGATTCTCCCCGAACTGAAATACGCAAGCACGGTGTTTGTCGGTTTATTTTCCGTGACGCTTTTAATGAGTATTGACGTAATCGTTGTAAAATATTACTTTGACGCTCATACGGCTGGTTTATACGCCGGAATTGCGACCGTCGCGCGCATCGTTTTTTTCCTTGTCACCCCAATTGCACAGGTACTTATGCCGCTTGTAAAAATCGAACAAGCCTCACGAAAAAATCGTCAGCTTTTAATGAAATCTTTAGGCCTGACGCTGCTTGTTGGCGGTAGCGTAACAGTCATTTGTGTCGCTATTCCACATCTGTTAATTCAGCTTTTGATGGGTTCTTCGTACGACGTATATGCGGGGCTTCTTCCGCTTTTAGCGGCAACTATTCTAATCGTCTCTGTTATTAACTTAATTACGATGTATTATTTATCGCTTCGTCGGAAAATGGTCGCGGTTATTGGTATAATAGGAATTGTCGTGACAGTAAGTTTAATGCTTATCTGGCACGCTAATTTATTCGAAATTGTAAATAGTATGTTCTGGGGAAGTGCCTTTACGCTGGGCCTTATTTTAGTGTATGTGTTAACAAGTTTAAGGCGAGGAGTTAAAGATGGAGAGTAA